The Anopheles coluzzii chromosome 2, AcolN3, whole genome shotgun sequence genome window below encodes:
- the LOC120953644 gene encoding homeobox protein PKNOX2-like codes for MQENSVTAVPVSAVTASGLGTIGTTGPGSAGVVGSAVNSTSGSSNGSSSGGTTGTSNNGPGSGPITTASTGPASGSTLSPHGLSDIDQAQFEADKRAVYKHPLFSLLALLLEKCEQATQGYIPSSSSASSPNGSSNHGPSDGDSFSRDIQAFVQLLEKEKRPLLTNNSELDGLMIKALQVLRIHLLELEKVQELCRDFCTRYIACLRSKMQSENLLRSDYALEHNNNLSNSNSPINSPEQDLSGSAQGYYQSADYLQGSDTSEYSNMQAKGSALSGVPVTPLLPHPVLQQQQPPQQSLHHPHQQVPPAAIDSPNSATVLESSVLPQDMSHSPSALAVGMPGLAGLPPLHDGPGAGAMFPTDLTAAAAAAAMAFQQQQQHHQQQQQYHLPHHPSAGSMSLGTAVGGCPPAIALTSPLDMYAGQLSPCGSSDELDSELDSPGDGDSGSGKRHKRGILPKHATSVMRAWLFQHLVHPYPTEDEKRAIAAQTNLTLLQVNNWFINARRRILLPMLENASDNSGE; via the exons ATGCAAGAAAACAGCGTCACGGCAGTTCCGGTGTCGGCGGTGACGGCATCCGGACTGGGCACGATCGGCACCACCGGCCCCGGAAGTGCCGGCGTGGTCGGAAGCGCAGTCAACAGCaccagtggcagcagcaatggaagcagcagcggcggcactACCGGCACCAGCAACAACGGTCCTGGCAGTGGGCCAATCACCACCGCATCGACAGGCCCGGCCAGCGGCTCGACCCTCTCGCCGCACGGCCTCAGCGACATCGATCAGGCACAGTTCGAGGCGGACAAGCGGGCAGTCTACAA ACATCCTCTGTTTTCGCTGCTGGCACTGCTGCTGGAAAAGTGTGAACAGGCCACGCAAGGCTACATTCCTTCCTCGTCTTCCGCGTCCAGTCCAAACGGGTCGTCGAACCATGGCCCCAGCGATGGGGACAGTTTCTCCCGAGATATACAG GCCTTTGTACAGCTGCTGGAGAAGGAAAAGCGCCCCCTGCTGACGAACAACAGCGAGCTGGACGGACTGATGATAAAGGCGCTGCAGGTGCTGCGAATACACCTGCTCGAGCTGGAGAAGGTGCAGGAGCTGTGCCGGGACTTTTGCACGCGCTACATCGCCTGCCTGCGCAGCAAGATGCAGTCGGAGAACCTGCTGCGGTCGGACTACGCGCtcgagcacaacaacaacctgtCCAACTCCAACAGTCCCATCAACAGTCCCGAGCAG GATCTTTCCGGGAGTGCCCAGGGCTATTACCAGAGCGCCGACTACCTGCAGGGAAGTGACACCAGCGAGTACAGCAACATGCAAG CCAAGGGAAGTGCATTGAGCGGCGTTCCCGTTACACCCCTGCTACCCCACCcagtgctgcagcagcagcagcctccgCAGCAATCGCTTCATCACCCTCACCAGCAAGTGCCGCCAGCAGCAATCGATTCACCGAACAGTGCCACCGTCCTGGAAAGCTCGGTTCTGCCCCAAGACATGTCGCACAGTCCAAGCGCGCTAGCCGTTGGAATGCCTGGACTTGCCGGACTGCCTCCGCTGCATGATGGCCCTGGAGCCGGAGCTATGTTTCCCACTGACcttacggcagcagcggcagccgcCGCCATGGCattccaacagcagcagcaacaccatcaacagcagcagcagtaccatcTGCCCCACCATCCGAGCGCGGGTTCTATGTCGCTCGGCACTGCTGTTGGTGGTTGTCCGCCGGCAATAGCGCTTACCTCACCGCTTGACATGTACGCCGGGCAGCTGTCGCCGTGCGGGAGCTCCGATGAGCTCGACTCCGAGCTTGACTCACCAGGGGACGGGGATTCGGGCTCGGGCAAGCGGCACAAGCGAGGCATCCTGCCCAAGCACGCCACGAGCGTGATGCGCGCCTGGTTGTTTCAGCATCTAGTC CATCCCTATCCTACTGAGGACGAAAAGCGTGCGATAGCGGCACAAACGAATCTCACGTTGCTTCAG GTAAACAATTGGTTCATTAATGCCCGGCGACGTATCTTGCTGCCAATGTTAGAAAATGCCTCCGACAACTCGGGAGAGTAA
- the LOC120953643 gene encoding integrator complex subunit 14 isoform X2, giving the protein MFSCVSDVAFECVDSRKGKIIYSSLYEVLVDFTRDYDTIRQALHKIEHYDKTSLENVLVAVNNAFKTHWGSQNYCQIIFITDCGVGMGPSSLKNTIINIQTYKAACVAAAAAATAAAAAADGSSKVATIGSAGSGAVVPQPSENQWVGFSYPSKLSFMCLGSLATDSAFRCGTKLYQQLLDVSGQKGQLFIPRMKMKHESSESAGDEPSPNVGDDGEDGLRQLTRASSLEAFETMCDTNYRQFEATLRCGGYFRLEDPITVWPAPLPYTARDLLGAETTKLMSRRLEVCGFLRMADIGSPMSVSRHLVLPRSITTSSSGGGSSEQTSEGGKGPSTNGGLKNGHGHSSAEERLEADIKAFYAKSDAGEHHAHDDHHGLDGADVNKESVCVLLHGALKVENMAALVLLGDSWYGFIYSYADGKKKWNLMLNVLPPGNDVVPWLGDLRYLGTLEDAFPGENPSFPIKADKRSYSQTIVVWIRQASLQSDIQKVLRHAKKLPEKTQHFYKELNRIRRAALSLGFVELLEGLANIFEREISTLPLSASPDCSMQLTHAAMELRKTNNRDLKSIIHALPTQYNQLG; this is encoded by the exons ATGTTCTCGTGTGTTAGTGACGTTGCGTTCGAATGCGTTGACTCTCGGAAAGGCAAa ATCATCTATTCGTCGCTGTACGAGGTGTTGGTGGACTTTACGCGTGATTACGACACGATCCGGCAAGCGCTGCACAAGATCGAGCACTACGACAAGACGAGCCTCGAGAACGTGCTGGTGGCGGTGAACAACGCGTTCAAGACGCACTGGGGCAGCCAGAACTACTGCCAGATCATCTTCATCACCGACTGTGGCGTCGGCATGGGACCGAGCTCGCTGAAGAACACGATCATCAACATCCAGACGTACAAGGCGGCCTGTGTTGCGGCGGCTGCGGCCGccacggctgctgctgctgctgctgacgggTCATCCAAGGTGGCCACGATCGGCAGTGCCGGCAGCGGTGCCGTCGTTCCACAGCCCTCCGAGAACCAGTGGGTTGGATTTTCCTATCCCAGCAAGCTGTCGTTCATGTGTCTCGGTAGCCTGGCAACGGATTCAGCGTTTCGCTGTGGCACAAAGCTGTACCAGCAGCTGCTGGACGTGAGCGGCCAGAAGGGGCAACTGTTTATCCCACGCATGAAGATGAAGCACGAGAGTAGTGAGTCGGCAGGCGATGAACCGTCGCCGAATGTCGGAGATGATGGTGAGGATGGGTTGCGCCAGTTGACACGGGCCTCCTCGCTGGAAGCGTTCGAAACCATGTGCGACACCAACTACCGGCAGTTTGAGGCAACGCTTCGCTGTGGCGGATACTTTCGGCTGGAAGACCCCATCACCGTCTGGCCGGCACCGTTGCCCTACACTGCGCGCGATCTGCTCGGAGCGGAGACGACGAAGCTGATGTCCCGGCGCTTGGAGGTGTGTGGATTTCTGCGCATGGCGGACATTGGATCACCGATGTCCGTTAGCAGACATCTGGTACTGCCGCGCAGCATTACGACTAGTAGCTCGGGCGGTGGCTCTTCCGAGCAGACTTCCGAGGGTGGAAAGGGACCATCCACGAACGGTGGATTAAAGAATGGACATGGTCACTCGTCTGCCGAGGAACGGCTCGAAGCTGACATAAAAGCGTTCTACGCCAAATCGGACGCCGGTGAGCATCACGCGCACGACGACCACCACGGACTGGATGGGGCGGACGTGAACAAGGAGTCGGTCTGCGTTCTACTGCACGGTGCGCTCAAGGTGGAAAACATGGCCGCCCTGGTGCTGCTGGGGGACAGCTGGTACGGCTTCATCTACTCGTACGCCGATGGGAAGAAAAAGTGGAACCTCATGCTGAACGTGCTTCCGCCCGGCAACGACGTAGTGCCGTGGCTGGGCGATCTACGCTACCTCGGCACGCTGGAGGACGCCTTCCCGGGCGAAAATCCTTCCTTCCCGATCAAGGCGGACAAGCGCAGCTACTCGCAAACCATCGTCGTGTGGATACGCCAGGCAAGCCTGCAGTCGGACATCCAGAAGGTGCTGCGGCACGCGAAGAAGCTGCCGGAAAAGACGCAACACTTCTACAAGGAGCTGAACCGGATTCGGCGCGCCGCCCTGTCGCTCGGGTTCGTCGAGCTGCTCGAGGGGCTGGCCAACATTTTCGAGCGCGAAATTAGCACGCTGCCGCTGAGCGCTTCGCCCGACTGCTCGATGCAGCTGACGCACGCCGCGATGGAGCTGCGCAAGACGAACAATCGCGACCTGAAGTCCATCATACACGCGCTCCCGACGCAGTACAACCAGCTAGgttag